The following proteins are co-located in the Dietzia timorensis genome:
- a CDS encoding VOC family protein, giving the protein MRINITSVMVDDQSKAREFYTEKLGFRIKHDVEVGEGAFWLTLVSPENPGGTELLLEPLGHPAAKTFQQALYGDGIPLTQFAVDDVQAEFDRLSGLGVRFTMEPTTIEGSTLAVFDDTCGNLIQIIEQKA; this is encoded by the coding sequence GTGCGCATCAACATCACGTCCGTAATGGTCGACGACCAGTCCAAGGCCCGCGAGTTCTACACCGAGAAGCTCGGCTTCCGCATCAAGCACGACGTCGAGGTCGGTGAGGGCGCGTTCTGGCTCACCCTCGTCAGCCCCGAGAACCCCGGCGGCACCGAGCTGCTCCTTGAGCCGCTGGGCCACCCGGCGGCGAAGACCTTCCAGCAGGCGCTGTACGGCGATGGCATCCCGCTCACCCAGTTCGCCGTCGACGACGTTCAGGCAGAGTTCGACCGGCTCTCCGGCCTCGGCGTGCGCTTCACCATGGAGCCGACGACGATCGAGGGGTCCACCCTCGCCGTGTTCGACGACACCTGCGGCAACCTCATCCAGATCATCGAGCAGAAGGCCTAG
- the pheA gene encoding prephenate dehydratase, translating to MSTVAFLGPAGTFTDAALQQLVDRGRIAAGDGGAPDTAPQTLPCDTPTQALAAVREGRADFACVPFENSVDGTVSPTADALATGTRLQILAETELDIAFAILVRPGTAPSDVRTLSTHPIAAAQVRSWVQENLPNAQINTTSSTAAGAEEVAAGEADAAAAPARAGEILGLDALASGIADVSGARTRFVLVGNPTAPPAPTGNDRTSVVFGVRHEPNSLVQALTELSIRGINLSRIESRPTRVDRFTYFFHIDLVGHIDDPMVAEALAALHHRTSRLRFLGSWPVDAHGDAEAPPADRAAASSPPDRTEGYAWTRAMATGRG from the coding sequence GTGAGTACCGTCGCTTTCCTCGGCCCCGCCGGCACGTTCACCGATGCCGCCCTTCAGCAGCTCGTGGACCGCGGCCGCATCGCCGCGGGCGACGGCGGCGCACCGGACACCGCCCCGCAGACGCTTCCGTGCGACACACCGACGCAGGCGCTCGCCGCCGTGCGCGAGGGGCGCGCCGATTTCGCGTGCGTGCCGTTCGAGAATTCCGTCGACGGCACCGTGAGCCCGACCGCGGACGCCCTCGCCACCGGGACGCGCCTGCAGATTCTTGCGGAGACGGAACTCGACATCGCCTTCGCGATCCTCGTGCGCCCGGGGACCGCGCCGTCCGACGTCAGGACTCTGTCCACCCACCCGATCGCCGCGGCACAGGTCCGCAGCTGGGTGCAGGAGAACCTGCCGAACGCGCAGATCAACACGACGTCCTCGACCGCCGCGGGCGCGGAAGAGGTCGCGGCAGGGGAGGCGGATGCGGCGGCGGCGCCCGCGCGCGCGGGCGAGATCCTCGGCCTCGACGCGCTCGCCTCGGGTATCGCCGACGTGTCCGGTGCGCGCACGCGTTTCGTACTCGTCGGAAACCCCACCGCGCCGCCCGCGCCGACGGGCAACGATCGCACCTCGGTCGTGTTCGGTGTGCGCCACGAGCCGAACTCGCTGGTCCAGGCGCTCACCGAGCTGTCGATTCGCGGGATCAACCTCTCGCGCATCGAGTCCAGGCCCACCCGCGTGGACAGGTTTACCTACTTCTTCCACATCGACCTCGTCGGGCACATAGACGATCCGATGGTCGCCGAGGCGCTCGCCGCGTTGCACCACCGCACCTCGCGGCTGCGCTTCCTCGGTTCGTGGCCCGTGGACGCCCACGGCGACGCCGAGGCCCCGCCCGCCGATCGCGCCGCCGCGAGCAGCCCACCCGACCGCACCGAGGGCTACGCGTGGACGCGCGCGATGGCCACCGGACGCGGCTAA
- a CDS encoding histidine phosphatase family protein, with protein sequence MTSDNASPQPAGPAEHTPHLYLVRHGEFPSNPLGLLDTEVPGQPLNAKGREQAGVAGEQLIGLGSTATAVYHSQAERAKNTAQIISGALGVEAVEVPGAFEVQAGELEKRGDPDALATYRSYTHAWMRGSDLASALPGGESGEDVRARVFPQIEKLYREHVSQGRDAVLVIHGTLIRVTAGLLGAIDGDFSASHAVPNCGIIGLIPAGDGELGGAASWACDDWAGTTPQA encoded by the coding sequence ATGACGTCGGACAACGCATCCCCACAGCCCGCCGGGCCCGCCGAGCACACCCCGCACCTGTATCTGGTGCGGCATGGGGAATTTCCGTCCAACCCGCTCGGCCTCCTCGACACGGAGGTGCCCGGGCAGCCGCTCAACGCGAAGGGGCGTGAGCAGGCGGGTGTTGCCGGCGAGCAGCTCATCGGGCTCGGCTCGACCGCGACGGCCGTGTACCACTCGCAGGCCGAGCGGGCGAAGAACACGGCGCAGATCATCTCCGGTGCGCTCGGCGTCGAAGCGGTCGAGGTTCCTGGCGCGTTCGAGGTACAGGCCGGCGAACTCGAAAAGCGCGGCGATCCGGACGCGCTCGCGACCTACCGCTCGTACACGCATGCGTGGATGCGCGGCAGCGATCTGGCCTCCGCGCTGCCGGGCGGCGAGTCCGGCGAGGACGTTCGCGCACGCGTCTTCCCTCAGATCGAGAAGCTCTACCGCGAGCACGTTTCCCAGGGGCGGGACGCGGTGCTTGTCATCCACGGCACGTTGATTCGTGTGACGGCGGGCCTGCTCGGTGCGATCGACGGCGATTTCTCCGCGTCCCACGCGGTGCCGAATTGCGGCATCATCGGGCTTATCCCTGCAGGCGACGGGGAGCTCGGCGGCGCCGCGTCCTGGGCATGCGACGACTGGGCCGGCACCACCCCGCAGGCCTGA
- a CDS encoding metallopeptidase family protein: MGIRVSEERFEELVGDGLDLIPDDLWRAMNNVVVLIEPRNEEEPTILGLYEGVALTERDTTYSGYLPDRIFIYRDALCDVCDSEEQLAHEVTVTVIHEVAHHFGIDDETLHERGWG, encoded by the coding sequence ATGGGAATTCGCGTCTCGGAAGAGCGCTTCGAGGAACTCGTGGGAGACGGTCTGGACCTCATCCCCGACGACCTTTGGCGCGCCATGAACAACGTCGTCGTGCTCATCGAGCCGCGCAACGAAGAGGAGCCGACGATCCTCGGGCTGTACGAGGGTGTCGCACTCACCGAGCGCGACACCACCTATTCGGGATATCTACCCGACCGGATCTTTATCTACCGCGACGCCCTGTGCGACGTGTGCGACTCGGAGGAACAGCTCGCCCACGAGGTCACGGTGACGGTGATTCACGAGGTCGCGCACCATTTCGGCATCGACGACGAGACTTTGCACGAGCGCGGCTGGGGGTAA
- a CDS encoding septum formation family protein has protein sequence MSTSSDSEKPAGSAAGRAHSRRAKKPKPRGAAALARTRGAVMGSVVALAIGGAAAGTGIGMVMNDPDSEAAGPVNAIAPQVNPRTITGEAFALAASGDCLNWTSSVRGQPTDIVSTTCEEPHRFEVADRIDLTEATPDDAYPEGQRRVDLAGELCAPAIDRFVGDRPLDPEGRFARALIPPSAEGWEAGDRSALCGIAAKELDGSSAEINQPFAVADQHRLWEPGTCIGINDQRTPTGKVECTEDHAFEVVANVDISGLFPEGEFPPEPADQTAISADACYNAAVEYMGDVEALRRTTLVPAQVMPISQLSWATGSRTVNCALMRVADPGPFAVLRGSVRDGVTIEGEAPVVPTTTEVPSPGDAPQPGTSDGGAGAAPAPAAPAGDAGGGAGADAGGGQGTQQGEVPVAGAEQPAAEDPGAGEIPNVFGVPGGGN, from the coding sequence GTGAGCACGTCATCTGATTCCGAGAAGCCCGCCGGCTCCGCGGCAGGGCGAGCACACTCGCGCCGCGCGAAGAAGCCCAAGCCCCGAGGCGCGGCCGCCCTCGCGCGAACGCGCGGCGCCGTCATGGGATCGGTTGTTGCACTCGCCATCGGTGGCGCTGCGGCGGGCACCGGCATCGGCATGGTCATGAACGACCCGGATTCGGAGGCCGCCGGCCCCGTCAACGCGATCGCGCCCCAGGTCAATCCGCGGACGATCACCGGCGAGGCGTTCGCGCTCGCAGCGTCGGGCGACTGCCTCAACTGGACGAGTTCCGTGCGCGGCCAGCCCACCGACATCGTCTCGACCACATGCGAGGAGCCGCACCGCTTCGAGGTCGCCGACCGCATCGACCTCACCGAGGCCACCCCGGACGACGCCTACCCGGAGGGCCAGCGCCGGGTCGATCTCGCAGGCGAACTGTGCGCCCCCGCGATCGACCGCTTCGTCGGCGACCGCCCCCTCGACCCCGAGGGCCGGTTCGCCCGAGCACTCATCCCACCCTCCGCGGAGGGCTGGGAGGCCGGCGACCGCTCCGCGCTGTGCGGAATCGCCGCCAAGGAACTCGACGGTTCGTCCGCGGAAATCAACCAGCCCTTCGCGGTAGCGGACCAGCACCGCCTGTGGGAGCCGGGAACGTGCATCGGCATCAACGATCAGCGCACCCCGACCGGCAAGGTGGAGTGCACCGAGGATCACGCCTTCGAGGTGGTCGCGAACGTCGACATCAGCGGGCTGTTCCCCGAGGGGGAATTCCCACCGGAGCCCGCAGACCAGACCGCCATCTCCGCCGATGCCTGCTACAACGCGGCAGTCGAGTACATGGGTGACGTCGAGGCGCTGCGCCGGACAACGCTCGTTCCGGCGCAGGTCATGCCGATCTCGCAGCTGAGCTGGGCGACGGGCAGCCGCACCGTCAACTGCGCGCTCATGCGTGTCGCGGATCCGGGCCCCTTCGCGGTGCTCCGCGGCTCCGTGCGCGATGGCGTCACCATCGAGGGCGAGGCGCCTGTCGTCCCCACGACGACCGAGGTCCCCTCGCCGGGGGACGCACCACAGCCCGGTACGTCTGACGGCGGAGCCGGCGCTGCTCCCGCCCCCGCAGCCCCGGCGGGCGATGCGGGTGGTGGCGCCGGCGCCGACGCCGGCGGTGGACAGGGCACGCAGCAGGGCGAGGTCCCGGTGGCCGGCGCGGAGCAGCCTGCCGCCGAGGACCCGGGTGCCGGCGAGATCCCGAACGTCTTCGGCGTGCCGGGCGGCGGCAACTAG
- a CDS encoding ankyrin repeat domain-containing protein, producing the protein MTEQAHTNPAGGGGDLPREPKPGVSDEVLEFAARLFDMAREGDTVQLAGYIDAGVSPELTNERGDAFLMLAAYNGNLETVQMLLDRGVDVNKLNDRGQTPLAGAVFKGYGEIVKALFEAGASPHKGQPTAVEAAAMFEKEAFLELFGRG; encoded by the coding sequence ATGACCGAACAGGCACACACGAACCCCGCCGGAGGTGGAGGGGACCTCCCGCGCGAACCCAAGCCCGGCGTGAGCGACGAGGTTCTCGAGTTCGCCGCCCGCTTGTTCGATATGGCCCGCGAGGGCGACACAGTCCAGCTCGCAGGCTATATCGATGCTGGTGTGAGCCCCGAGCTGACCAACGAGCGAGGCGACGCGTTCCTCATGCTTGCCGCCTATAACGGCAATCTCGAGACCGTGCAGATGCTGCTCGACCGTGGCGTGGACGTGAACAAGCTCAACGACCGCGGTCAGACCCCACTCGCCGGGGCGGTGTTCAAGGGTTACGGAGAAATCGTCAAGGCGCTGTTCGAGGCGGGTGCGAGCCCGCATAAGGGACAGCCCACCGCCGTCGAGGCGGCGGCGATGTTCGAGAAGGAAGCGTTCCTCGAGCTCTTCGGCCGCGGATAG
- the serS gene encoding serine--tRNA ligase: MIDLKFLRENPDVVRASQRTRGEDPELVDQLLEADARRREAVSAADTARSEQKAMGKKVGQASAEERPALLEEATALKTKVKDAEETEKSADAQIAELQRAISNIVADAVPAGGEDDFVEIERVGEPRQFDFEPKDHLELGESLGLIDMERGAKVSGARFYFLTGYGALLQLGMLQLAAQKATANGFQLMIPPVLVRPEIMQGTGFLGAHSDEIYHLDADDLYLVGTSEVALAGYHQGEILDLASGAKRYCGWSSCFRREAGSHGKDTRGIIRVHQFDKVEMFTYTTPENAEAEHQALLGMEKEMLQALGIPFRVIDIAGGDLGSSAARKFDCEGWVPTQGTYRELTSTSNCTTFQARRLQVRYRDETGKTQMAATLNGTLATTRWLVAILENNQQADGSVKVPEALQPFVGKDVLEPVK; encoded by the coding sequence GTGATCGATCTCAAATTCCTGCGCGAAAATCCCGACGTCGTCCGTGCCTCGCAACGCACCCGCGGAGAGGACCCGGAGCTGGTCGACCAGCTGCTCGAAGCGGACGCCCGCCGTCGCGAGGCAGTCTCCGCCGCGGACACGGCGCGCTCGGAACAGAAGGCGATGGGCAAGAAGGTCGGTCAGGCTTCGGCCGAGGAGCGCCCGGCGCTGCTCGAAGAGGCCACCGCGCTCAAGACGAAGGTCAAGGACGCCGAGGAGACCGAGAAGTCCGCGGACGCGCAGATCGCGGAGCTCCAGCGCGCGATCTCCAACATCGTCGCCGACGCCGTCCCCGCCGGCGGTGAGGACGACTTCGTCGAGATCGAGCGCGTCGGCGAGCCGCGGCAGTTCGATTTCGAGCCGAAGGACCACCTCGAGCTCGGCGAATCGCTCGGGTTGATCGATATGGAGCGCGGCGCGAAGGTGTCCGGCGCGCGCTTTTACTTCCTCACCGGCTACGGCGCATTGCTGCAGCTCGGGATGCTGCAGCTGGCCGCGCAGAAGGCAACCGCGAACGGTTTCCAGTTGATGATTCCGCCGGTGCTCGTGCGCCCGGAGATCATGCAGGGCACCGGCTTTCTCGGCGCTCACTCGGACGAGATCTATCATCTCGATGCGGACGATCTGTACCTCGTCGGCACCTCGGAGGTCGCGCTCGCCGGCTACCACCAGGGCGAGATCCTCGATCTCGCCAGTGGCGCCAAGCGCTACTGCGGCTGGTCCTCGTGCTTCCGCCGCGAGGCCGGATCGCACGGCAAGGACACCCGTGGCATCATCCGCGTGCACCAGTTCGACAAGGTCGAGATGTTCACCTACACCACGCCCGAGAACGCCGAGGCCGAGCACCAGGCGCTCCTCGGAATGGAAAAGGAGATGCTCCAGGCGCTGGGCATCCCGTTCCGGGTCATCGATATCGCCGGTGGGGACCTCGGCTCCTCGGCCGCCCGCAAGTTCGACTGCGAGGGCTGGGTGCCCACCCAGGGCACATACCGCGAGCTCACCTCGACCTCGAACTGCACGACGTTTCAGGCTCGCCGATTGCAGGTCCGCTACCGCGACGAGACGGGCAAGACACAGATGGCCGCGACCCTCAACGGCACCCTCGCCACCACACGCTGGCTCGTCGCGATCCTCGAGAACAACCAGCAGGCGGACGGCTCGGTCAAGGTGCCGGAGGCGCTCCAGCCGTTCGTCGGCAAGGACGTTCTCGAACCGGTCAAGTGA
- a CDS encoding lysophospholipid acyltransferase family protein: MAFEPLYQSIIGIARAMFFAQGLRIELTGEKNFPKTGGAVVVINHTGYMDFVYAGVPAREYKRFIRFMAKKEVFDHKIAGPIMRNLRHIPVDRTGGGDAYAAAVEALRRGELIGVFPEATISRSFEIKGFKTGGARMAQEAGVPILPVTIWGSQRVWSKGLPKNMVRPSVPILIDTAEPVYVTGDPAEFMENLRESMQANLERLQDRYVELAGPYPQDASWVPRRLGGSAPTLEEANVLDEAEHQARMEKKQRSLGDKRGESAGSGDSQSGPTTGNDGGEAR; encoded by the coding sequence ATGGCCTTCGAACCTCTATATCAGTCGATCATCGGTATCGCCCGCGCGATGTTCTTCGCACAGGGCCTGCGCATCGAGCTCACGGGGGAGAAGAACTTCCCGAAGACCGGCGGCGCCGTCGTCGTCATCAACCACACCGGCTACATGGACTTCGTCTACGCCGGCGTGCCGGCGCGCGAATACAAGCGTTTCATCCGGTTCATGGCGAAGAAAGAGGTTTTCGACCACAAGATCGCCGGGCCGATCATGCGCAACCTGCGTCACATCCCCGTCGACCGCACCGGCGGGGGCGACGCCTACGCCGCCGCGGTCGAGGCGCTGCGCCGCGGCGAGCTCATCGGCGTGTTTCCGGAGGCGACGATCTCGCGCAGCTTCGAGATCAAGGGATTCAAGACCGGCGGCGCCCGCATGGCGCAGGAGGCCGGGGTGCCGATCCTGCCGGTCACCATCTGGGGATCGCAGCGCGTGTGGTCCAAGGGCCTGCCGAAGAACATGGTGCGCCCGAGCGTGCCGATCCTCATCGACACCGCCGAACCGGTCTACGTCACCGGCGATCCGGCCGAATTCATGGAGAACCTGCGCGAGTCGATGCAGGCCAACCTCGAGCGTTTGCAGGACCGTTACGTCGAGCTTGCCGGCCCGTACCCGCAGGACGCCTCGTGGGTGCCGCGCCGCCTCGGCGGCAGCGCTCCGACGCTGGAGGAGGCCAACGTCCTCGACGAGGCCGAGCACCAGGCGCGCATGGAGAAGAAGCAGCGCAGCCTGGGCGACAAGCGCGGCGAGTCCGCCGGGTCCGGCGACTCCCAATCAGGACCAACCACCGGGAATGACGGCGGAGAGGCTCGTTGA
- a CDS encoding HAD family hydrolase — MTQDVPARHERPVFVATDIDGTLLNVRDEVPEGHRRILARVVDSGATLCLATGRPPRWLPEILGDLGQQPLAVCANGAVIMDTSTGEVLWSRLLEPDALEEIARIVRDELPGVGLAAERMGRDAIDDEFIAAPDYRHAWIHPESVEVGHDEVIAGPVLKLLARVPGMSSSDMASAVRTRVEHLAQVTFSTENGLIEFAPPGVTKAAALTRVAEQVGALRFRREPGAAPRTVAFGDMPNDVEMLQWADLGVAMGNAHPIAVAAADETTLTSDEAGLESVLSRWF, encoded by the coding sequence TTGACCCAGGACGTACCCGCTCGCCATGAGCGACCCGTGTTCGTGGCCACCGACATCGACGGCACCCTACTCAACGTTCGCGACGAGGTGCCCGAAGGGCATCGGCGCATTCTCGCGCGGGTCGTCGACTCCGGCGCCACGCTGTGCCTTGCGACCGGGCGGCCGCCCAGGTGGCTACCCGAAATCCTTGGCGATCTCGGCCAGCAGCCGCTCGCGGTGTGCGCCAACGGCGCGGTGATCATGGACACCTCGACCGGGGAGGTGCTGTGGTCGCGGCTCCTCGAACCGGACGCGTTGGAGGAGATCGCCCGCATCGTCCGCGACGAGCTGCCCGGCGTCGGCCTCGCCGCCGAACGCATGGGGCGAGACGCGATCGACGACGAGTTCATCGCCGCGCCGGACTACCGGCACGCCTGGATCCATCCCGAGAGCGTCGAAGTCGGGCACGACGAGGTCATCGCCGGCCCGGTGCTCAAGCTGCTCGCCCGGGTGCCCGGCATGTCGAGCAGCGATATGGCCTCCGCCGTCAGAACCCGGGTGGAGCATCTGGCGCAGGTGACGTTCTCGACCGAAAATGGGCTCATCGAGTTCGCGCCGCCGGGAGTCACGAAGGCCGCGGCGCTGACGCGCGTCGCCGAGCAGGTGGGCGCGCTGCGTTTCCGGCGCGAACCGGGCGCCGCGCCGCGGACCGTCGCGTTCGGCGATATGCCCAACGATGTGGAGATGCTGCAGTGGGCCGACCTCGGCGTGGCGATGGGCAATGCGCATCCGATCGCCGTCGCCGCGGCGGATGAGACGACGCTCACCAGCGACGAGGCAGGTCTCGAGTCCGTGTTATCCCGCTGGTTCTAG
- a CDS encoding N-acetylmuramoyl-L-alanine amidase has protein sequence MRIRRPQYRRGITRSGAASTPVKLSKSSLGAVAVLAAAAVTPVAAVGIGQVADEEPATSSAADTGVNEVSLSSAPLAEGLTQDIAGGGEQVREVSSDKPFSMVGVTWKGEHDATARIRAQQPDGSWGEWFEAESVIGDLDAGQDSGGKGGTEPVYLGTETTKVQIALEGVDLDETSIGDSPEALTDAPETSTPGAEEDIAREEDGDADAADTGTANPDAQAAGGAIADALAGLMGPEGQNSDVSKPVVDDSGQVAPAADETSLDDPGVDAVLLSPDLDSPTPAPDMEMGEYGDVANPKKPSIISRSGWGANESMRCQSPSYDDSLAAGVVHHTAGSNNYTKDQSAGVVRGIYVYHAQNLGWCDVGYNVLVDKYGQAFEGRAGGLDKNVQGAHAGGFNSNTWGISMMGDFSTINPPDATINKVGEILGWRLALAGIDPKGKANHYSEGTSYTKYPQGTKVNLPNIFAHRDVGLTTCPGDAGYAQMGKIRDIAAQYAKSGGGSAPSSSKSTTTSNSGGNSGGGTSTTPGRPTSESEVPTGDSGSLESALGGGSSDLKNLDTKGAAELVGKLLMRGSELNLDGLKALDLVETLGSIKTVGNALVQAGGDGRIGKLFAALGGADGVLGKALSGVQKYNDVSYAKFDGGAIYDSDATGAHAVLGRIGDAWAAQGFEHGPLGLPTEEEVDGGDGTVSQQFENGRVVYDLYSGTIKVEG, from the coding sequence TTGCGTATTCGCCGCCCTCAGTACCGTCGCGGTATCACGCGTTCCGGTGCTGCCTCTACGCCCGTAAAGCTGTCCAAGTCCTCTCTCGGCGCAGTCGCCGTTCTCGCCGCTGCGGCCGTCACACCGGTCGCCGCGGTCGGTATCGGCCAGGTCGCCGACGAGGAACCGGCCACCTCCTCCGCCGCGGACACCGGCGTCAACGAGGTCTCCCTCTCGTCCGCGCCGCTCGCCGAGGGCCTCACACAGGACATCGCCGGCGGCGGCGAGCAGGTCCGCGAGGTCTCCTCCGACAAGCCGTTCTCGATGGTCGGCGTCACGTGGAAGGGCGAGCACGACGCGACCGCACGCATCCGCGCGCAGCAGCCCGACGGCAGTTGGGGCGAGTGGTTCGAGGCCGAATCGGTCATCGGCGATCTCGATGCGGGCCAGGACTCCGGCGGCAAGGGTGGCACCGAGCCGGTGTACCTAGGCACCGAGACCACGAAGGTGCAGATCGCGCTCGAGGGCGTCGACCTCGACGAGACCTCGATCGGCGATTCCCCCGAGGCGCTCACCGATGCGCCCGAGACCTCTACCCCGGGCGCGGAGGAAGACATTGCGCGCGAGGAGGACGGCGACGCCGACGCGGCCGACACGGGCACCGCAAACCCCGATGCGCAGGCCGCCGGTGGCGCCATCGCCGACGCACTCGCAGGGCTCATGGGGCCCGAGGGTCAGAACTCCGACGTCAGCAAGCCGGTTGTCGACGACTCCGGCCAGGTGGCCCCGGCCGCCGACGAGACCTCGCTCGACGATCCGGGTGTCGACGCCGTCCTGCTGTCCCCCGACCTCGATTCGCCGACCCCGGCTCCCGATATGGAGATGGGCGAGTACGGCGACGTCGCGAACCCGAAGAAGCCGTCGATCATCTCGCGCTCCGGGTGGGGCGCGAACGAGTCGATGCGCTGCCAGAGCCCGAGCTACGACGATTCGCTCGCCGCGGGCGTCGTGCACCACACGGCCGGCTCGAACAACTACACCAAGGACCAGTCCGCCGGTGTCGTGCGCGGCATCTACGTCTACCACGCACAGAACCTCGGCTGGTGCGACGTCGGCTACAACGTGCTGGTCGACAAGTATGGTCAGGCCTTCGAGGGCCGCGCGGGCGGCCTCGACAAGAACGTCCAGGGCGCTCACGCCGGTGGGTTCAACTCCAACACGTGGGGCATCTCGATGATGGGCGACTTCTCGACCATCAACCCGCCGGACGCGACGATCAACAAGGTCGGCGAGATCCTCGGCTGGCGCCTCGCGCTCGCCGGCATCGACCCGAAGGGTAAGGCGAACCATTACTCCGAGGGCACCTCGTACACGAAGTACCCCCAGGGCACGAAGGTCAACCTGCCCAACATCTTCGCCCACCGTGACGTCGGGCTGACGACCTGCCCGGGCGATGCCGGGTACGCGCAGATGGGCAAGATCCGCGATATCGCCGCGCAGTACGCGAAGTCCGGCGGCGGTTCGGCGCCGAGTTCCTCGAAGTCGACGACCACGAGCAACTCGGGAGGCAACTCCGGGGGCGGCACGTCGACCACGCCCGGCCGTCCCACCTCCGAAAGCGAAGTCCCCACGGGCGATTCCGGTTCGCTGGAGTCCGCGCTCGGCGGCGGCAGCTCGGACCTGAAGAACCTCGACACCAAGGGCGCCGCCGAGCTCGTGGGCAAGCTGCTCATGCGCGGTTCGGAACTCAACCTCGACGGACTCAAGGCGCTCGACCTCGTCGAGACGCTCGGGTCGATCAAGACCGTCGGCAACGCGCTCGTGCAGGCGGGCGGAGATGGCCGCATCGGCAAGCTGTTCGCGGCGCTCGGCGGCGCCGACGGCGTGCTCGGCAAGGCGCTGTCCGGGGTGCAGAAGTACAACGATGTCTCGTACGCCAAGTTCGACGGCGGCGCGATCTACGACTCCGACGCCACCGGCGCCCACGCGGTGCTCGGACGCATCGGTGACGCCTGGGCCGCGCAGGGCTTCGAGCACGGCCCGCTCGGCCTGCCGACCGAGGAAGAGGTCGATGGCGGCGACGGCACCGTCTCGCAGCAGTTCGAGAACGGCCGAGTCGTCTACGACCTCTACTCCGGCACGATCAAGGTCGAGGGCTAA
- the glf gene encoding UDP-galactopyranose mutase: MANEREWENYDLVVVGSGFFGLTVAERAATQLGKRVLVLERRPHIGGNAYSEAEPETGIEIHKYGAHLFHTSNERVWEYVNQFTDFTDYQHRVFAMHKGTAYQFPMGLGLVNQFFGRYYSPDEAKKLIAEQSAEIATEDATNLEEKAISLIGRPLYEAFVRDYTAKQWQTDPKNLPAENITRLPVRYTFNNRYFNDTHEGLPVEGYTAWLENMAADEKIDVVLDTDWFEVRDAVRAASPDAPVVYTGPLDRYFDYSEGKLGWRTLDFETEVLETGDFQGTPVMNYNDAEFDYTRIHEFRHFHPERKNYPKDKTVIMREYSRFAEGDDEPYYPINTPDDREMLTRYRELADAETENAKVLFGGRLGTYQYLDMHMAIGAALSMFDNKVSPLLGG; this comes from the coding sequence ATGGCGAACGAGCGCGAATGGGAAAACTACGACCTGGTGGTCGTCGGGTCGGGGTTTTTCGGGCTCACCGTGGCCGAGCGTGCGGCGACGCAGCTCGGTAAGCGCGTCCTCGTGCTCGAGCGGCGCCCGCACATCGGCGGCAACGCGTACTCGGAGGCGGAGCCGGAGACCGGCATCGAGATCCACAAGTACGGCGCGCACTTGTTCCACACCTCGAACGAGCGGGTGTGGGAGTACGTCAACCAGTTCACCGATTTCACCGATTACCAGCACCGCGTATTCGCCATGCATAAGGGCACGGCATACCAGTTCCCGATGGGGCTCGGCCTGGTCAACCAGTTCTTCGGCCGCTACTACTCGCCGGACGAGGCCAAGAAGCTCATCGCCGAGCAGTCGGCGGAGATCGCCACCGAGGACGCGACGAACCTCGAGGAGAAGGCGATCTCGCTGATCGGCCGCCCGCTGTACGAGGCGTTCGTGCGCGACTACACCGCCAAGCAGTGGCAGACCGACCCGAAGAACCTGCCTGCTGAGAACATCACGCGCCTGCCGGTGCGCTACACCTTTAATAACCGCTACTTCAACGACACCCACGAGGGTCTTCCCGTCGAGGGCTACACGGCGTGGCTGGAGAACATGGCCGCCGACGAGAAGATCGACGTCGTGCTCGACACCGACTGGTTCGAGGTGCGGGACGCCGTACGCGCGGCCAGCCCCGACGCGCCCGTGGTCTACACCGGCCCGCTCGACCGCTACTTCGACTACTCCGAGGGCAAGCTCGGCTGGCGCACGCTGGACTTCGAAACCGAGGTACTCGAGACCGGTGACTTCCAGGGCACCCCGGTGATGAACTACAACGATGCCGAATTCGACTACACCCGCATTCACGAGTTCCGGCACTTCCACCCCGAGCGGAAGAACTACCCGAAGGACAAGACGGTCATCATGCGCGAGTACTCGCGCTTCGCCGAGGGCGACGATGAGCCGTACTATCCCATCAACACCCCGGACGACCGCGAGATGCTCACCCGCTACCGCGAACTCGCCGACGCCGAGACCGAGAACGCCAAGGTGCTCTTCGGCGGCCGCCTGGGGACGTACCAGTACCTGGATATGCACATGGCCATCGGCGCGGCGCTGAGCATGTTCGACAACAAGGTCTCCCCGTTGCTCGGGGGTTAG